The proteins below are encoded in one region of Belonocnema kinseyi isolate 2016_QV_RU_SX_M_011 chromosome 5, B_treatae_v1, whole genome shotgun sequence:
- the LOC117173756 gene encoding uncharacterized protein LOC117173756 encodes MKELSSQALLPKKEWENGVHGPGPNPPAIKRSKSSLEINENYIDGHVEKLQKIKIPFPICTNYYSHTPFIENYSTIKYQQGKNRQAQLEAQPASASGSQDVKGKAPMTK; translated from the coding sequence aattaagttcacaggcGCTCCTACCAAAAAAGGAGTGGGAGAACGGTGTGCATGGACCTGGGCCAAATCCCCCTGCAATTAAAAGGAGCAAGAGTAGTCTTGAGATAAATGAAAATTACATTGACGGCcatgttgaaaaattacaaaaaatcaaaattccattCCCAATTTGTACCAATTACTATTCACACAcaccttttattgaaaattattcaaccaTTAAATATCAACAAGGAAAGAATCGTCAGGCTCAACTAGAGGCTCAACCTGCATCTGCATCTGGATCTCAAGATGTGAAAGGAAAAGCGCCCAtgacaaaataa